In one Pseudomonas sp. R84 genomic region, the following are encoded:
- a CDS encoding efflux transporter outer membrane subunit, producing the protein MTDRSLFNLATARGSRLLSLSLCVAMLSACAVGPDYQRPQTAEIAQYKEAEGWTQANPSDSLARGAWWELYGDQQLNGLIEKLNNANQTVAQSEAQYRQAQALVRSARGAFYPSVDLSLGKTRSSQGTGSSSSSLSSSSSGIRDTYNAELGVSWEADVWGKLRRGLEADETSAQASFADLAAMRLSQQSELVQNYLQLRVIDQQKRLLEATVAAYERSLKMTQNQYRAGVSGRDAVAQAQTQLKSTQADLVDLIWQRAQFENAIAVLTGQAPADFNIAEVQTIPKLPQVPLSLPSQLLERRPDIASAERSVIAANANIGVAKAAYYPDLSLSLSGGYSSSTSQNLVSLPNRFWSVGPKLALPLFDGGIRSAEVERTEAVYDQTVAKYRQTVLDGFREVENYLVQLKVYEDEAAVRQEALDAARDSLRLTENQYKAGLIAYIDVVVVQATALSNERSVLNILQSRLIASVQLIAALGGGWDGQLDVSNSN; encoded by the coding sequence ATGACTGACCGTTCGCTTTTCAATCTGGCCACTGCTCGCGGCTCGCGTCTGCTGAGCCTGTCGCTGTGCGTGGCGATGCTCAGCGCCTGCGCTGTCGGCCCGGACTACCAGCGTCCGCAGACCGCTGAAATTGCCCAGTACAAGGAAGCCGAGGGCTGGACTCAGGCCAACCCGAGCGATTCGCTGGCCCGTGGTGCGTGGTGGGAGTTATACGGCGATCAGCAGCTCAACGGACTGATCGAAAAACTCAACAACGCCAACCAGACCGTCGCGCAGTCGGAAGCCCAGTACCGTCAGGCCCAGGCCTTGGTGCGCAGTGCTCGCGGAGCGTTTTATCCCAGCGTTGACTTGAGCCTGGGCAAGACCCGCTCCAGTCAGGGCACCGGCAGCAGCAGTTCGAGTCTGAGCAGTTCGTCCAGTGGTATTCGCGATACCTATAACGCTGAGCTGGGTGTCAGTTGGGAAGCCGATGTGTGGGGCAAGCTGCGCCGTGGACTGGAAGCCGATGAGACCAGCGCCCAGGCCAGTTTTGCCGACTTGGCGGCCATGCGTCTGAGCCAGCAATCGGAGCTGGTGCAGAACTACCTGCAATTGCGCGTGATCGATCAGCAAAAACGTCTGCTCGAAGCCACGGTGGCGGCGTATGAGCGCTCGCTGAAAATGACCCAGAACCAATACCGCGCCGGGGTTTCCGGGCGCGATGCGGTAGCGCAAGCGCAGACGCAACTGAAAAGCACCCAGGCCGATCTGGTCGATCTGATCTGGCAACGCGCGCAGTTCGAAAATGCGATTGCCGTGCTGACCGGGCAAGCGCCGGCGGATTTCAACATTGCCGAAGTGCAGACCATTCCAAAGCTGCCGCAGGTGCCGTTGAGCCTGCCATCGCAATTGCTCGAGCGCCGCCCGGACATTGCTTCGGCAGAGCGTTCGGTGATTGCCGCCAACGCCAACATCGGCGTGGCCAAAGCGGCGTATTACCCGGACCTGAGCCTGAGCCTGAGCGGCGGCTACAGCAGCAGTACCTCGCAGAATCTGGTTAGCCTGCCGAACCGTTTCTGGTCGGTCGGGCCGAAACTGGCGCTGCCGCTGTTCGACGGTGGCATACGCTCGGCAGAAGTCGAGCGCACCGAGGCGGTGTACGACCAGACCGTGGCCAAGTACCGCCAGACCGTGCTCGACGGTTTCCGCGAGGTGGAAAACTATCTGGTGCAGCTCAAGGTGTACGAAGACGAAGCAGCGGTGCGTCAGGAAGCCCTCGATGCCGCCCGCGACTCCCTGCGCCTGACGGAAAACCAGTACAAGGCCGGGTTGATTGCCTACATCGATGTGGTGGTGGTGCAAGCGACAGCGTTAAGCAACGAGCGCAGCGTGCTGAACATTCTGCAAAGCCGCTTGATCGCCAGCGTGCAATTGATAGCGGCGCTGGGCGGTGGTTGGGACGGGCAACTGGACGTAAGCAACTCCAACTGA
- a CDS encoding MdtA/MuxA family multidrug efflux RND transporter periplasmic adaptor subunit, which produces MVNDSMQSSPRNSRRWLISLLVLLVIAVLCWKFWPAGSAHKEGADKAAAGHTGRSGMMRPGFGGGTGPIPVRVAPAVTGDFPLYYKALGTVTALNTINVRSRVGGELVKINFEEGQMVKAGDLLAEIDPRPYQNALLQAEGTLLQNQAQLKNAQVDVERYRGLYKEDSIAKQTLDTAEALVGQYLGTVKTNQAAVNDAKLNLEFTKIRAPIAGRVGLRQVDVGNLVTANDTTFLAVITQTQPISVAFTLPENSLETVLARYRSGAKLPAEAWDRGDSKLQATGVLQSLDNQIDVATGTLKFKARYDNRDQALFPNQFVNVHLLADTLKGVVLAPSAAIQFGTNGTFVYALDGDKKVTIRQLKIGASDGENTVITEGLTAGDRVVLEGTDRLKEGSEVEVVNDSNQVPTTPTEHLQGKSAAQTPDAVVTDKAKKGA; this is translated from the coding sequence ATGGTTAATGACTCCATGCAATCGTCCCCTCGTAACTCCCGCCGCTGGCTGATCAGCCTGCTTGTCTTGTTGGTGATCGCCGTCCTGTGCTGGAAATTCTGGCCCGCCGGTTCAGCCCACAAAGAGGGCGCTGACAAGGCGGCGGCCGGGCACACCGGGCGTTCGGGGATGATGCGGCCGGGCTTCGGTGGCGGCACCGGGCCGATTCCGGTGCGCGTGGCGCCGGCGGTCACCGGCGACTTCCCGCTGTATTACAAGGCACTGGGCACCGTGACCGCGCTCAACACTATCAATGTGCGCAGCCGGGTGGGCGGCGAGTTGGTCAAGATCAACTTCGAAGAGGGCCAGATGGTCAAGGCCGGCGACCTGCTGGCAGAGATCGATCCACGTCCATACCAGAATGCCTTGCTGCAGGCTGAAGGCACTTTGCTGCAGAATCAGGCACAACTGAAAAACGCCCAGGTCGACGTCGAGCGTTATCGCGGTCTGTACAAAGAGGACAGCATCGCCAAACAGACACTGGACACCGCCGAAGCACTGGTCGGCCAGTATCTGGGCACGGTCAAGACCAATCAGGCCGCGGTCAACGACGCCAAGCTCAATCTCGAATTCACCAAGATCCGCGCGCCAATCGCCGGTCGCGTCGGTCTGCGTCAGGTTGACGTCGGCAACCTCGTTACCGCCAACGACACCACGTTCCTCGCGGTGATCACGCAAACCCAGCCGATCAGCGTGGCTTTCACGTTGCCGGAAAACAGCCTTGAAACCGTACTCGCGCGTTATCGCAGTGGCGCCAAGCTGCCGGCTGAAGCCTGGGATCGCGGTGACAGCAAACTGCAAGCGACCGGCGTATTGCAAAGCCTCGACAACCAGATCGACGTCGCCACCGGCACCCTGAAGTTCAAGGCCCGCTACGACAACCGCGATCAGGCGCTGTTCCCCAACCAGTTCGTCAACGTTCACTTGCTCGCTGACACGCTGAAAGGCGTGGTGCTGGCACCATCGGCGGCCATCCAGTTCGGCACCAACGGGACCTTCGTCTATGCGCTGGACGGCGACAAGAAAGTCACCATTCGCCAGTTGAAGATTGGTGCCAGCGACGGCGAAAACACCGTCATCACCGAAGGTCTGACTGCCGGCGACCGCGTGGTACTGGAAGGCACCGACCGCCTGAAGGAAGGCAGTGAAGTGGAAGTGGTCAACGACAGCAATCAAGTACCGACCACGCCGACCGAACACCTGCAAGGCAAGTCCGCTGCCCAGACGCCAGACGCTGTGGTCACTGACAAGGCCAAGAAGGGCGCATGA
- a CDS encoding efflux RND transporter permease subunit, with protein MNLSGPFIKRPVATMLLSLAIMLLGGVSFGLLPVAPLPQMDFPVIVVQASLPGASPEVMASTVATPLERSFGAIAGVNTMSSRSSQGSTRVILQFDLDRDINGAAREVQAAINASRNLLPSGMRSMPTYKKVNPSQAPIMVLSLTSDVLEKGQLYDLASTILSQSLSQVQGVGEVQIGGSSLPAVRIELEPQALNQYGVALDDVRKTIADANVRRPKGSVEDGQRLWQIQANDQLEKAKDYESLIIHYADGAALRLKDVAKVSDGVEDRYNSGFFNDDAAVLLVINRQAGANIIETVNEIKAQLPALQAVLPASVKLNLAMDRSPVIKATLHEAEMTLLIAVALVILVVFLFLGNFRASLIPTLAVPVSLVGTFAVMYLYGFSLNNLSLMALILATGLVVDDAIVVLENISRHIDEGVKPMQAAYLGAKEVGFTLLSMNVSLVAVFLSILFMGGIVESLFREFSITLAAAIVVSLVVSLTLTPMLCARWLKPHTPGQENRLQRWSRRTNDWMVGKYATSLDWVLRHRRLTLLSLLITVGVNVALYVVVPKTFMPQQDTGQLIGFVRGDDGLSFSVMQPKMEIFRRAVLKDEAVESVAGFIGGSNGTNNAFMLVRLKPIKERQLNAQKVIERLRKEMPKVPGAQLMLMADQDLQFGGGREQTTSQYSYILQSGDLGELRKWYPKVVAALRALPELTAIDAREGKGAQQVTLIVDRDQAKRLGIDMDMVTSVLNNAYSQRQISTIYDSLNQYQVVMEVNPKYAQDPVTLKQVQVITADGARVPLSTIAHYESSLEDDRVSHEGQFASEDISFDMAEGVTVEQGSAAIERAIAKLGLPEDVIAKMAGTADAFAATQKSQPFMILGALLAVYLVLGVLYESYIHPLTILSTLPSAGVGALLSIYALGGEFSLISLLGLFLLIGVVKKNAILMIDLALQLERHQGLSPLESIRSACLQRLRPILMTTLAAILGALPLLLSRAEGAEMRQPLGLTIIGGLIFSQVLTLYTTPVVYLYLDKLRHRFNKWRGVRTDAALETPL; from the coding sequence ATGAACCTCTCCGGTCCTTTCATCAAGCGTCCAGTCGCAACGATGCTGCTGAGCCTGGCAATCATGCTGCTCGGCGGCGTCAGCTTCGGTCTGCTGCCGGTGGCGCCGTTACCGCAAATGGATTTCCCGGTGATCGTCGTGCAGGCGAGCCTGCCCGGCGCCAGTCCGGAGGTCATGGCGTCCACCGTGGCGACGCCACTGGAGCGCTCGTTCGGCGCAATCGCCGGCGTCAACACCATGAGCAGCCGCTCCAGTCAGGGTTCGACCCGGGTCATTCTGCAATTTGATCTCGACCGCGACATCAACGGTGCCGCGCGGGAAGTGCAGGCGGCGATCAACGCCTCGCGCAACCTGTTGCCGAGCGGTATGCGCAGCATGCCGACCTACAAGAAGGTCAATCCGTCGCAAGCGCCGATCATGGTGCTGTCGCTGACCTCCGATGTGCTGGAAAAAGGCCAGCTCTACGATTTGGCTTCGACCATTCTGTCCCAGAGCCTGTCGCAGGTGCAGGGCGTCGGTGAAGTGCAGATCGGCGGCAGTTCGTTGCCGGCGGTGCGTATCGAACTCGAACCGCAAGCGCTGAACCAATACGGCGTGGCGCTCGACGATGTGCGCAAGACTATCGCCGATGCCAACGTGCGCCGGCCCAAAGGTTCGGTTGAGGACGGCCAACGGTTGTGGCAGATCCAGGCCAATGACCAGTTGGAAAAAGCCAAGGATTACGAGTCACTGATCATCCACTATGCCGACGGCGCCGCGCTGCGCCTCAAGGATGTGGCCAAAGTCAGCGACGGCGTCGAAGACCGCTACAACAGCGGCTTCTTCAACGATGACGCGGCGGTGCTGCTGGTGATCAACCGCCAGGCCGGCGCTAACATCATCGAGACGGTCAACGAGATCAAGGCGCAACTGCCGGCCCTGCAAGCGGTGTTGCCGGCCAGTGTGAAACTGAATCTGGCCATGGACCGTTCGCCGGTGATCAAGGCCACTCTGCATGAAGCCGAGATGACCCTGCTGATTGCCGTGGCGCTGGTGATTCTGGTGGTGTTCCTGTTCCTCGGTAACTTCCGCGCCTCGCTGATTCCGACATTGGCCGTGCCGGTGTCGCTGGTCGGCACCTTTGCGGTGATGTACCTCTACGGTTTCTCGCTGAACAACTTGTCACTGATGGCGCTGATTCTGGCCACCGGGCTGGTGGTGGACGACGCCATTGTGGTGCTGGAGAACATTTCCCGGCACATCGACGAAGGCGTCAAACCGATGCAGGCCGCGTACCTCGGGGCCAAGGAAGTCGGTTTCACCTTGCTGTCGATGAACGTCTCGCTGGTCGCGGTGTTTCTGTCGATTCTGTTCATGGGTGGGATTGTCGAAAGTCTGTTCCGCGAATTTTCCATCACCCTGGCCGCGGCCATCGTCGTCTCGCTGGTGGTTTCGCTGACGCTGACGCCGATGCTTTGCGCCCGTTGGCTCAAACCGCACACACCGGGGCAGGAAAACCGCCTGCAACGCTGGAGCCGCCGCACCAACGACTGGATGGTTGGCAAATACGCCACCAGCCTCGACTGGGTGTTGCGCCACCGGCGCCTGACGTTACTCAGCTTGCTGATCACCGTCGGCGTCAACGTCGCGCTGTACGTGGTGGTGCCGAAAACCTTCATGCCGCAGCAGGACACCGGCCAGTTGATCGGTTTCGTGCGCGGTGACGACGGTCTGTCGTTCAGTGTGATGCAGCCGAAAATGGAAATCTTCCGCCGCGCCGTGCTCAAGGACGAAGCGGTGGAAAGTGTCGCCGGGTTCATCGGTGGCTCCAACGGCACCAATAACGCTTTCATGCTGGTGCGTCTGAAGCCGATCAAGGAGCGCCAGCTCAACGCGCAGAAAGTCATCGAGCGCCTGCGCAAGGAAATGCCCAAGGTGCCCGGCGCGCAACTGATGCTGATGGCGGATCAGGATCTGCAATTTGGCGGCGGCCGCGAACAGACTACCTCGCAGTACAGCTACATCCTGCAGAGTGGCGATCTGGGCGAGTTACGCAAGTGGTATCCAAAAGTGGTTGCCGCGTTAAGGGCGTTGCCCGAACTGACCGCGATCGATGCGCGTGAAGGCAAGGGTGCCCAGCAAGTGACGTTGATTGTCGACCGCGATCAGGCCAAGCGCCTGGGGATCGACATGGACATGGTTACCTCGGTGTTGAACAACGCCTACAGCCAGCGGCAGATTTCGACGATCTATGACAGCCTCAACCAGTATCAGGTGGTGATGGAGGTCAATCCGAAATACGCCCAGGACCCGGTGACTCTCAAGCAAGTGCAGGTGATCACCGCTGACGGTGCGCGGGTGCCGCTGTCGACGATCGCTCATTATGAGAGCAGCCTGGAAGATGATCGCGTCAGCCACGAAGGCCAGTTCGCCTCCGAGGACATCTCTTTCGACATGGCCGAAGGCGTGACAGTGGAGCAGGGCAGTGCCGCAATCGAACGGGCGATTGCCAAGCTCGGCCTGCCGGAAGATGTCATCGCGAAAATGGCCGGCACGGCCGACGCCTTTGCCGCTACGCAGAAGAGCCAACCGTTCATGATTCTCGGGGCGTTGTTGGCGGTGTATCTGGTATTGGGCGTGCTGTACGAAAGCTACATCCACCCGCTGACGATTCTGTCGACCTTGCCTTCGGCCGGTGTCGGCGCGTTGCTGTCGATCTATGCGCTGGGCGGCGAGTTCAGTCTGATCTCGTTGCTCGGGTTGTTCCTGCTGATTGGCGTGGTGAAGAAAAACGCCATTCTGATGATCGACCTCGCGCTGCAACTGGAACGGCATCAAGGGCTGTCGCCGCTGGAATCGATCCGCAGTGCCTGTCTGCAACGCCTGCGGCCGATTCTGATGACCACGCTGGCGGCGATTCTCGGCGCCTTGCCGTTGCTGCTCAGCCGGGCCGAAGGCGCGGAAATGCGCCAGCCGCTCGGTTTGACCATCATCGGTGGACTGATTTTCAGCCAGGTGCTGACGCTCTACACCACACCTGTGGTTTACCTCTATCTCGACAAGCTGCGCCATCGTTTCAACAAATGGCGTGGCGTGCGTACTGACGCCGCTCTGGAAACTCCGCTATGA
- a CDS encoding MdtB/MuxB family multidrug efflux RND transporter permease subunit, producing the protein MNISRLFILRPVATTLSMLAIVLAGLIAYRLLPVSALPQVDYPTIRVMTLYPGASPDVMTSAVTAPLERQFGQMPGLTQMASTSSGGASVLTLRFSLDINMDVAEQQVQAAINAATNLLPTDLPAPPVYNKVNPADTPVLTLAITSKTMLLPKLNDLVDTRMAQKIAQISGVGMVSIAGGQRQAVRIKVNPEALAANSLNLSDVRTLISASNVNQPKGNFDGPTRVSMLDANDQLTSPKDYANLILAYKNGAPLRLKDVAEIVDGAENERLAAWANQNQAVLLNIQRQPGANVIEVVDRIKALLPSITDNLPAGLEVTVLTDRTQTIRASVTDVQHELLIAIALVVMVTFLFLRRASATIIPSVAVPLSLIGTFGVMYLAGFSVNNLTLMALTIATGFVVDDAIVMLENISRFIEEGDSPMQAALKGAKQIGFTLISLTLSLIAVLIPLLFMADVVGRLFREFAITLAVAILISLVVSLTLTPMMCARLLKREPEEHEQGRFYRASGAVIDWMIAEYGRMLRWVLKHQPLTLLVAIGTLALTVFLYMVVPKGFFPVQDTGVIQGISEAPQSISFAAMGERQQELAKIILEDPAVQSLSSYIGVDGDNATLNSGRLLINLKPHGDRDLSATEVIARLQPQLDKLVGIRLFMQPVQDLTIEDRVSRTQYQFSMSSPDSELLSQWSGRLVEALAQRPELTDVASDLQDKGLQVYLVIDRDAASRLGVSVANITDALYDAFGQRQISTIYTQASQYRVVLQAQAGEKIGPQALDQIHVKTTDDAQVRLSSLAHIEERQAQLAITHIGQFPAVMMSFNLAPGVALGHAVDIIEQVQKDIGMPVGVQTQFQGAAEAFQASLSSTLLLILAAVVTMYIVLGVLYESYIHPITILSTLPSAAVGALLALLLSGNDLGMIAIIGIILLIGIVKKNAIMMIDFALDAERNQGMAPEQAIYQAALLRFRPILMTTLAALFGAVPLMLATGSGAELRQPLGLVMVGGLLVSQVLTLFTTPVIYLYFDRLGRRFGKTNADAEEVSV; encoded by the coding sequence ATGAACATTTCGCGGCTGTTCATCCTCCGACCGGTAGCCACTACCCTGAGCATGCTGGCCATAGTTCTGGCCGGCCTGATTGCTTATCGCTTGTTGCCGGTATCGGCGTTGCCACAGGTCGATTACCCGACCATCCGTGTCATGACCCTGTATCCCGGCGCCAGCCCGGATGTGATGACCAGTGCCGTGACCGCGCCGCTCGAGCGCCAGTTCGGGCAGATGCCGGGCCTGACGCAAATGGCCTCGACCAGTTCCGGCGGTGCGTCGGTGCTGACCCTGCGTTTCAGCCTCGACATCAACATGGACGTCGCTGAACAACAGGTGCAAGCCGCAATCAACGCCGCGACCAATCTGCTGCCGACTGATTTGCCGGCGCCGCCGGTGTACAACAAGGTCAACCCGGCAGACACCCCGGTGCTGACCCTGGCGATCACCTCGAAAACCATGCTGCTGCCCAAGCTCAACGATCTGGTCGATACGCGCATGGCGCAGAAAATCGCCCAGATCAGCGGCGTCGGCATGGTCAGCATTGCCGGTGGTCAGCGCCAGGCCGTGCGGATCAAGGTCAACCCGGAAGCGCTGGCGGCCAACAGTCTGAACCTGTCGGACGTGCGCACCTTGATCAGCGCCTCCAACGTCAACCAGCCGAAAGGCAACTTTGACGGCCCGACGCGGGTGTCGATGCTCGACGCCAATGATCAACTGACCTCGCCCAAGGATTACGCCAACCTGATCCTCGCCTACAAGAACGGCGCACCGTTGCGGCTCAAGGACGTGGCGGAAATCGTCGATGGCGCCGAAAACGAACGCCTCGCTGCATGGGCCAACCAGAATCAGGCGGTGTTGCTGAACATCCAGCGGCAGCCGGGTGCCAACGTGATCGAGGTGGTCGACCGCATCAAGGCGCTGCTGCCGAGCATCACCGACAACCTGCCGGCCGGCCTCGAAGTGACGGTGCTGACTGACCGCACGCAGACCATCCGCGCCTCGGTCACCGACGTACAACACGAATTGCTCATCGCCATCGCCCTGGTGGTGATGGTGACCTTCCTGTTCCTGCGTCGCGCCAGTGCCACGATCATTCCGTCGGTGGCCGTGCCGCTGTCGCTGATCGGCACCTTTGGCGTGATGTATCTGGCCGGGTTCTCGGTAAACAACCTGACCTTGATGGCGCTGACCATTGCCACCGGTTTTGTGGTCGACGATGCCATCGTCATGCTGGAAAACATTTCGCGCTTTATCGAAGAGGGCGACAGCCCGATGCAGGCCGCGCTCAAGGGCGCCAAGCAGATCGGCTTCACCCTGATCTCCTTGACCCTGTCGCTGATTGCAGTACTGATTCCGCTGCTGTTCATGGCGGACGTGGTCGGGCGATTGTTCCGCGAATTCGCCATCACCCTGGCCGTTGCGATCCTGATTTCGCTGGTGGTCTCACTGACCCTGACGCCGATGATGTGCGCACGTTTGCTCAAACGTGAACCCGAGGAACATGAACAGGGCCGTTTCTACCGTGCCAGCGGCGCTGTCATCGACTGGATGATCGCTGAGTACGGTCGGATGCTGCGCTGGGTGCTCAAGCACCAGCCACTGACCTTGCTGGTGGCGATCGGCACACTGGCGTTGACCGTGTTCCTCTATATGGTCGTGCCGAAGGGTTTCTTCCCGGTGCAGGACACCGGGGTGATTCAGGGCATTTCCGAGGCGCCGCAGTCGATTTCCTTTGCGGCCATGGGCGAGCGTCAACAGGAACTGGCGAAAATCATTCTCGAAGATCCGGCGGTGCAGAGCCTGTCGTCCTATATCGGTGTCGACGGCGATAACGCCACGCTCAACAGCGGGCGCTTGCTGATCAACCTCAAACCCCATGGCGATCGCGATCTGAGCGCTACTGAAGTGATTGCGCGCCTGCAGCCACAACTGGACAAATTGGTCGGCATCCGCCTGTTCATGCAGCCCGTGCAGGACCTGACCATCGAAGACCGTGTCAGCCGTACTCAGTATCAGTTCAGCATGTCCTCGCCGGACTCCGAACTGCTCAGCCAGTGGAGCGGCCGTCTCGTCGAAGCGCTGGCCCAGCGTCCGGAACTGACCGACGTTGCCAGTGATTTGCAGGACAAGGGTTTGCAGGTTTATCTGGTGATCGATCGCGATGCCGCCTCACGCCTTGGCGTTTCGGTGGCGAACATCACCGATGCGCTTTATGACGCTTTTGGCCAGCGGCAGATCTCGACCATTTATACCCAGGCCAGCCAGTACCGCGTGGTGCTGCAAGCCCAGGCCGGTGAGAAAATCGGCCCGCAGGCGTTGGACCAGATTCACGTCAAGACCACCGATGACGCGCAGGTACGCCTGTCGAGTCTGGCTCATATCGAGGAACGTCAGGCGCAACTGGCGATCACCCATATCGGCCAGTTCCCGGCGGTGATGATGTCGTTCAACCTCGCCCCCGGTGTGGCGCTGGGGCATGCGGTCGACATCATTGAACAGGTGCAGAAAGACATCGGCATGCCCGTCGGCGTGCAGACCCAGTTCCAAGGCGCGGCCGAAGCATTCCAGGCGTCGCTGTCGAGCACCTTGCTGCTGATTCTGGCGGCGGTAGTGACCATGTACATCGTGCTCGGCGTGCTCTACGAGAGCTACATTCACCCGATCACCATTCTCTCGACCCTGCCGTCGGCGGCGGTCGGCGCCTTGCTGGCGCTGCTGCTCAGTGGCAATGACCTGGGCATGATCGCGATCATCGGCATCATCCTGCTGATCGGTATCGTCAAGAAGAACGCGATCATGATGATCGACTTCGCCCTCGATGCTGAGCGCAATCAGGGCATGGCGCCGGAACAGGCGATCTATCAGGCGGCGTTGCTGCGCTTCCGGCCAATCCTCATGACCACGCTGGCGGCGCTGTTTGGTGCGGTGCCGTTGATGCTCGCGACCGGTTCCGGGGCTGAATTGCGTCAGCCGCTGGGTCTGGTGATGGTTGGCGGTCTGCTGGTGAGTCAGGTGCTGACGCTGTTCACCACGCCAGTGATTTACCTGTATTTCGACCGCCTCGGGCGACGCTTTGGCAAGACCAATGCGGATGCTGAAGAGGTGTCGGTATGA
- the tpx gene encoding thiol peroxidase, with protein sequence MAQVTLKGNPVQVNGQLPQAGSKAPAFSLVAGNLSDVTLKDFAGKRKVLNIFPSVDTPTCATSVRKFNAQANEVANTVVLCISADLPFAQARFCGAEGLENVQNLSTLRGAEFIENYGVAIADGPLKGLTARAVVVLDENDNVLHSELVKEIAEEPNYEAALSVLK encoded by the coding sequence ATGGCTCAAGTCACCCTTAAAGGCAATCCGGTTCAAGTCAACGGCCAGTTGCCACAAGCCGGTTCCAAGGCGCCAGCCTTTTCTCTGGTTGCCGGCAATCTGTCCGACGTCACCCTGAAAGACTTTGCCGGCAAGCGCAAAGTGCTGAACATTTTCCCAAGCGTTGACACCCCGACCTGCGCCACCTCGGTGCGCAAGTTCAACGCTCAGGCCAACGAAGTGGCTAACACCGTGGTGCTGTGCATCTCCGCTGACCTGCCGTTTGCACAAGCGCGTTTCTGCGGCGCTGAAGGTCTGGAAAACGTACAGAACCTGTCGACCCTGCGCGGTGCCGAGTTCATCGAGAACTACGGCGTGGCCATTGCTGACGGCCCGCTGAAAGGCCTGACCGCTCGCGCCGTTGTGGTTCTGGACGAAAACGACAACGTCCTGCACAGCGAACTGGTCAAGGAAATCGCTGAAGAGCCTAACTACGAAGCGGCACTGTCCGTTCTCAAGTAA